The Anaerohalosphaeraceae bacterium DNA window AGGCCGTAGCCGCCTATGCTCAGGAAATCCGAGAAGGCCGGTTTCCTGATGATTCGCAGTGCTACCATATCAAAGCGGGCGAACTGGAAAAATTGACGCAAATCCTGACGCAGCGCACCAAAAATCAGTAAAGGATTATGCCTCCTGATGAAAACAATACCGGCGGTTTGTGTCGGAAGGTTTGCAGACCTCTGCTTTTTGTCCGGCCGGAGGTGCTTCGGCTGTATCCGGGGCTCTTTCGCAGCATGTTGGTAGGGCTGGTAGGGTCTTCCTATCGCCCGGCGCTGGCAGGACCGCAGGGAAGCGATTTTTACAAAGTTTTGTGTCCATCCGTGGAGGTTTTTGAATATCCTCAGAACTGGCAGTTTCGGCGTCGAAGCCGAGCCATGCAGGAATTTATCGAATGCCTCCGATATTATCGACCGACGGTGCTGCACGGCGTTTGGCCGGCCCATGCGCGTCTGCTGCATTTTCTTTCCGAGTGCTTTGAGGTTCCTTATATCCTGTCTTTTTTTGACTTTCCCCAAAAACTGTTTTGCCGGCTGTTTCCTTTTGAGCAGGCGGATGCCCTGACAGCCGCCAGTGAGCCGATTCTGCAGGTCCTCCAACAAAGCGGACGCGGACAGCTGCCTCCGATTCACCTGATACGGCCCGGCTGCTATACGGAGGATGCGTGTGTCTGTTTTTCCGACTCCTCCCGTCTGCCGAGTCTGATTCTGGTGCATCCGCTGGACCGAGCGGATGCTTTGGAGCCGTTTCTTCAGGCCCTGCGTCATCTGCGGCTGGATGGTTTTGATTTTTTTGCAGCGATTCTCGGTTCCGGTCGGGCAGAGCATGCGGTCCGCCGAAGAGTTCGAACTCTTGGATTGCGGTCGAATTTAAGCGTGGTTCCGATGGAGGAATCGATTCGGGATGTCTTGTCCGGAGCGGATATCTTTGTGTATCTGAATCCGGTACGGCGGTTCGAACCGCTCCTGCTGGAGGTCATGGGAACGGGCCTGGCCATAGCGGGTACCCCTGACCCGGCAGGGGGCCTGCTGCAGGACGGTGTAACGGCTCTTTGGGTGGAACCGAACAATGAATTGAGCATTTATGCGGCTTTGAAAAAACTTCTAAGCCGGCCGGAGCTGGCTCGTCAGCTGGCGTCGGCTGCGCAGAATTACGTTCGCCGCAATCACCCCGTCAGCGGGATGATTGAGCAGCTGATAGATCTTTATTTATCGATTCACAAGCGGCCGTTTGAATAACCACGGCAGCCTCTTTTAATCCGTCTGCTCGGGCCCGAAGAGTGATTGCTCCTTCCTGCCGGGCGGACTGAATAATCACCAGAGCACGCCCTTGAAACACCTTCCGTTCAGAGGCCTGGTAAGATTCCATACTGGTCAAATCCCCGTTATCGACCCCGAGAATCGTCCCGGGTCCATCCAGGAAGTACCGGATTGTATGCGCCGCATTGGGAACAACAACTCCTTCTGCGTCTTGAATCTGTACCTCCACATGGCTGACATCCTGTCCGTCGGCCCGAAGAACGTTTCGGTCTGCCAGCAGGCAGATTTGAGTCGGCCGGCCGGCTGTCCGGAGCTGATATGTGCAAAGTGTTTTCTCCTCTTTCAGCCCCCGAGCTTCAATCCGTCCGGGAATATACGGAATCTTCCAAATCATCATCCCGTCCGGAAAATGGCAGCGTTCCTTGCGTCCCATTGACTGTCCATTCAAAAAAACTTCCGCAGTCGGGCAGTTTGAAAAAACCGCAATTTTTACTAGCTGACCTTCCGGAACAGGCACAGTCCAGTGAGACGCCATTTTGGGCCAGCCCCAGTGGTCCTTTGTCGGGTTGGGTTCTTCCAGTGAATCATCCAGAACGGCCAAATATACCATCGGTTCTTTTGACCAGAAACTGCGAACAAGATGCCCGACGGGACGAACAAAACCGCAGGTGTCGATCAGACTGCAATTCCATCCATGATACGGCCAGCCCGCCTCTGCTTCACCCAGATAATCTATTCCTGTCCAATAAAAAGTTCCCAGTACGTAATCATGCTTTTCCGCCTCGAGCCACGGATTGAGCGGTTCAAATGCCTTATAACTCATTTCCTTGCCTCGATAAAACGGATAACTTTCGCTGGCGATAATCAGAATCTCCGGATACTCTTTTCGATAATCTTCAAACCACTGCTCTTGGTAGTTGCAGGATACCACGTCCATGGCTTTGGCGATTTGAGCAATAATCTGCGCATTTTCTTCCCGTGAGCGGATGTCAAAAGGACGCAGCGCACAGGTCACCGGACGTGTCGGGTCATGACGGCGTGTTTCATCGACCAGACGGCTGAGCTGTTCCATGAACCTTTCTCCGCCCTGACCCGAGACTTCGTTCCCTACGCTCCAGATGACAACAGACGGATGATTGCGGTCTCGTTGAATCATATCCACCAGATCCTGCTTCCACCACGATTCAAACCAGCGCCCGTACCGTCCGTCCCACTTGTCAAAGGCCTCCTCGATAACCAGAAAACCCATTCGATCGCACAGGTCCGGCAGTTCCGGTGCCGGCGGATTGTGGCTGGTCCGAATGGCATTGCAGCCGATGGACTGGAGAATCTCCAGCCGTCTTTCCCACACCCGAACAGGAACTGCCGCTCCCAGAGAACCGGCGTCATGGTGAATACAGACTCCCTTCATTTTCACAGGAACTCCGTTCAGCAGAAATCCTCTGTTGGAATCGAGGGCAATTCGGCGGATACCGAAGGGAGTTTCATAAATGTCACAGAGACGCTCCGGTGTTCGAACAAGACTGCGAACGGTGTACAAGTTGGGTTGGTCCGGTGACCACAATTCCGGACGGCTGATTTCTATTTGTTCTTCGAAACGGGAGTGTTCACCGGCTCGGAGCAGACGAACGGATCGGGTTTCTGCTGCCGTTTTGCCTTTTGGATCGATTACTTGTGTAAGAAGTATGCACTCTTGCGGCTGCGGATAGGCATTTTGCACCTCCGTACAGACCTTTATCGATGCACGCTTCTCGTCAATCTGCGGGGTGGTCACAGCCGTGCCCCAGCTGACCACGCAGAGTTTATCCGTGATGAGGAGACGCACACGCCGGTAAATGCCGGAACCGCTGTACCATCGGCAGTTAGGCTGATCGCTGTTGTCCACACGCACAGATAGAACATTATCCTGACCGATTCGCAAGTAGTCAGTCAGGTCGTGCTCAAAATGAATATACCCGTAAGGGCGCCTCCCCAGAGAACGTCCGTTTATCCAGACTTCGCTATTGTGATAGACTTCATCAAATTGTACCAAAACTTTTTTGTCAGCGGCCTCCGGCGAAAGGCGGAACCGCTTGCGATACCAGCCGATGCCGCCGGGAAAGTATCCGTTCTGTCGGCCGCCCGGATTCCGGCGGTCTTTCGGACCTTCAATACTCCAGTCATGCGGCAGCGAAACCGTTCTCCAAGCCGAATCATCAAAATCGGGACGGTAAGCATCCAGCGCGTCTCCTTTAAAAAATTTCCAGTCGAGGCAGAAATCGGATTCCTGAATCATTCGAGAGCCGGCCCAAACAGTGGTTCCGCAGACTATCGCTGTCAAAATCTGCAGCTGGATTTGGCTTCTCTGCATAAACTTTTGTCC harbors:
- a CDS encoding glycosyltransferase family 4 protein — translated: MPPDENNTGGLCRKVCRPLLFVRPEVLRLYPGLFRSMLVGLVGSSYRPALAGPQGSDFYKVLCPSVEVFEYPQNWQFRRRSRAMQEFIECLRYYRPTVLHGVWPAHARLLHFLSECFEVPYILSFFDFPQKLFCRLFPFEQADALTAASEPILQVLQQSGRGQLPPIHLIRPGCYTEDACVCFSDSSRLPSLILVHPLDRADALEPFLQALRHLRLDGFDFFAAILGSGRAEHAVRRRVRTLGLRSNLSVVPMEESIRDVLSGADIFVYLNPVRRFEPLLLEVMGTGLAIAGTPDPAGGLLQDGVTALWVEPNNELSIYAALKKLLSRPELARQLASAAQNYVRRNHPVSGMIEQLIDLYLSIHKRPFE
- a CDS encoding glycoside hydrolase family 2 TIM barrel-domain containing protein — its product is MQRSQIQLQILTAIVCGTTVWAGSRMIQESDFCLDWKFFKGDALDAYRPDFDDSAWRTVSLPHDWSIEGPKDRRNPGGRQNGYFPGGIGWYRKRFRLSPEAADKKVLVQFDEVYHNSEVWINGRSLGRRPYGYIHFEHDLTDYLRIGQDNVLSVRVDNSDQPNCRWYSGSGIYRRVRLLITDKLCVVSWGTAVTTPQIDEKRASIKVCTEVQNAYPQPQECILLTQVIDPKGKTAAETRSVRLLRAGEHSRFEEQIEISRPELWSPDQPNLYTVRSLVRTPERLCDIYETPFGIRRIALDSNRGFLLNGVPVKMKGVCIHHDAGSLGAAVPVRVWERRLEILQSIGCNAIRTSHNPPAPELPDLCDRMGFLVIEEAFDKWDGRYGRWFESWWKQDLVDMIQRDRNHPSVVIWSVGNEVSGQGGERFMEQLSRLVDETRRHDPTRPVTCALRPFDIRSREENAQIIAQIAKAMDVVSCNYQEQWFEDYRKEYPEILIIASESYPFYRGKEMSYKAFEPLNPWLEAEKHDYVLGTFYWTGIDYLGEAEAGWPYHGWNCSLIDTCGFVRPVGHLVRSFWSKEPMVYLAVLDDSLEEPNPTKDHWGWPKMASHWTVPVPEGQLVKIAVFSNCPTAEVFLNGQSMGRKERCHFPDGMMIWKIPYIPGRIEARGLKEEKTLCTYQLRTAGRPTQICLLADRNVLRADGQDVSHVEVQIQDAEGVVVPNAAHTIRYFLDGPGTILGVDNGDLTSMESYQASERKVFQGRALVIIQSARQEGAITLRARADGLKEAAVVIQTAACESINKDLSAAQSSR